A stretch of the Pseudomonas helvetica genome encodes the following:
- a CDS encoding DUF3299 domain-containing protein, with the protein MLRALPALLMLVALPLWAAAPKDLTWAEMIPPDAPAEVPNMKPLHDLSQMSSALSAESAPAAKQDMPNAPVVKSLDGKNIRLPGYIVPLEVSEEGRTTDFLLVPYFGACIHVPPPPSNQIVHVKSAVGVKLDELYQPYWIEGAMQVKASTSELADAGYQMDADKIYVYELPE; encoded by the coding sequence ATGCTCCGCGCTCTGCCTGCGCTGTTGATGCTGGTCGCCCTGCCCCTGTGGGCGGCTGCACCGAAAGACCTGACCTGGGCGGAAATGATCCCGCCGGACGCGCCGGCAGAAGTGCCGAACATGAAACCGCTGCACGACCTGTCGCAGATGAGCAGCGCGTTGTCCGCCGAGTCCGCGCCAGCGGCCAAGCAAGACATGCCCAATGCGCCGGTGGTGAAGAGCCTCGACGGCAAGAATATTCGCCTGCCGGGTTACATCGTGCCGCTGGAAGTCAGCGAGGAAGGTCGCACCACCGATTTTCTGCTGGTGCCGTATTTCGGCGCGTGCATCCACGTACCGCCTCCGCCGTCGAACCAGATCGTCCATGTCAAAAGCGCGGTTGGAGTGAAGCTCGACGAGCTGTATCAGCCGTACTGGATTGAAGGGGCAATGCAGGTCAAAGCGTCGACCAGCGAATTGGCGGATGCCGGGTATCAGATGGATGCGGACAAGATCTACGTGTACGAATTGCCGGAGTGA
- a CDS encoding NAD-dependent epimerase/dehydratase family protein, with the protein MADGPVLITGGAGFIGSHLADALLAKGHSVRILDDLSTGKRSNLPLDNPRVELIEGDVADAALVAKVMVGCSAVAHLAAVASVQASVDDPVRTHQSNFIGTLNVCEAMRQAGVKRVLFASSAAVYGNNGEGESIDEETAKAPLTPYAADKLAGEYYLDFYRRQHGLEPAIFRFFNIFGPRQDPSSPYSGVISIFSERAQKGLPITVFGDGEQTRDFVYVEDLVDLLVQAIEMPTLEVGAVNVGWNQATTLKQMLQALEEVVGQLPPIAYGPARSGDIRHSRANNQRLLQRFTFPEQTPMSVGLARLLGR; encoded by the coding sequence ATGGCTGATGGCCCTGTTTTGATCACCGGCGGTGCCGGTTTCATTGGTTCGCACCTTGCTGACGCCTTGCTCGCCAAGGGGCATTCGGTGCGCATCCTCGACGACCTGTCCACCGGTAAACGCAGCAACCTGCCACTGGACAATCCACGGGTCGAACTGATCGAAGGTGACGTTGCCGATGCTGCGCTGGTGGCAAAGGTGATGGTCGGTTGCAGCGCGGTGGCGCATTTGGCCGCCGTGGCGTCGGTCCAGGCGTCGGTGGATGATCCGGTGCGCACTCACCAGAGCAATTTCATCGGCACCTTGAACGTCTGCGAAGCGATGCGTCAGGCCGGCGTCAAGCGCGTGCTGTTCGCTTCAAGCGCAGCGGTCTACGGCAATAACGGTGAAGGCGAGTCGATCGACGAAGAGACCGCCAAGGCACCGCTCACACCGTACGCCGCAGACAAGCTGGCGGGCGAGTACTACCTCGACTTCTACCGTCGGCAGCACGGTCTGGAACCGGCGATTTTCCGTTTCTTCAACATCTTCGGTCCGCGGCAGGATCCGTCATCGCCGTACTCCGGGGTGATCAGCATTTTCAGCGAGCGGGCGCAGAAAGGCCTGCCGATCACCGTGTTCGGTGACGGCGAACAGACCCGCGATTTTGTCTATGTCGAAGACCTGGTCGACCTGCTGGTGCAGGCGATTGAAATGCCGACGCTTGAAGTGGGCGCGGTGAATGTCGGCTGGAACCAGGCGACGACCCTCAAGCAAATGCTCCAGGCGTTGGAGGAAGTGGTGGGGCAGTTGCCACCGATTGCCTACGGCCCGGCACGCTCCGGCGACATCCGCCATTCGCGGGCGAACAACCAGCGTCTGTTGCAGCGCTTCACCTTTCCCGAGCAGACGCCAATGAGCGTCGGGCTGGCGCGGTTGTTGGGGCGCTGA
- a CDS encoding ABC transporter permease: protein MYLFRLAMASLANRRFTAILTAFAIALSVCLLLAVERVRTEAKASFASTISGTDLIVGARSGSVNLLLYSVFRIGNATNNIRWDSFEHFANNPKVKWAIPISLGDSHRGYRVMGTTDAYFQHYQYGRQQNLQLASGRAFATDPFEVVLGAEVADALHYKLGDKLVLAHGVAVISLVKHDDKPFTVVGILKRTGTPVDRTLHISLGGMEAIHIDWHNGVPAQGNGRISADQARNMDLTPQAITAFMLGLNNKISTFAVQREINEFRGEPMLAILPGVALQELWSLMGTAEKALFVVSLFVVLTGLIGMLTAILTSLNERRREMAILRSVGARPWHIATLLVLEAFALALSGVVAGLALLYVCIAAAQGYVQSTYGLYLPLAWPSEYEWTLLGGILIAALLMGSVPAWRAYRQSLADGLSIRL from the coding sequence ATGTATTTGTTTCGTCTAGCCATGGCCAGCCTGGCTAACCGCCGCTTCACCGCGATCCTCACCGCGTTCGCCATCGCCCTGTCGGTCTGCCTGCTGTTGGCGGTGGAACGGGTGCGCACCGAAGCCAAGGCCAGCTTTGCCAGCACCATCAGCGGCACCGACCTGATTGTCGGCGCGCGCTCAGGCTCGGTGAACCTGTTGCTGTACTCGGTGTTTCGCATTGGCAACGCCACCAACAATATCCGTTGGGACAGCTTCGAGCACTTTGCCAACAACCCGAAAGTGAAATGGGCAATCCCGATTTCCCTCGGTGACTCGCATCGCGGTTATCGAGTGATGGGTACTACCGACGCCTACTTCCAGCATTACCAGTACGGCCGTCAGCAAAACCTGCAACTGGCCAGCGGTCGGGCGTTTGCCACGGATCCGTTCGAAGTGGTGCTGGGTGCCGAAGTGGCCGATGCGCTGCATTACAAACTCGGCGACAAACTGGTGCTGGCTCACGGCGTGGCAGTGATCAGCCTGGTCAAGCACGATGACAAACCGTTCACCGTGGTCGGCATCCTGAAACGCACCGGCACCCCGGTCGACCGCACGTTGCACATCAGCCTCGGCGGTATGGAGGCGATTCACATCGATTGGCACAACGGAGTGCCGGCTCAGGGCAACGGTCGTATCAGCGCCGATCAGGCGCGCAACATGGACCTCACGCCGCAAGCCATCACCGCGTTCATGCTCGGCCTCAACAACAAGATTTCGACCTTCGCCGTGCAACGCGAGATCAATGAATTTCGTGGCGAGCCGATGCTGGCGATCTTGCCGGGCGTCGCCTTGCAGGAGCTCTGGAGCCTGATGGGCACCGCCGAAAAAGCGCTGTTCGTGGTGTCGCTGTTCGTAGTGCTGACTGGGTTGATCGGCATGCTCACAGCGATTCTCACCAGCCTCAACGAACGTCGCCGCGAGATGGCAATCCTGCGTTCGGTCGGCGCCCGGCCATGGCACATTGCAACGCTGCTGGTGCTGGAAGCCTTTGCATTGGCGCTGTCCGGGGTGGTTGCGGGCCTGGCGCTGCTGTATGTATGCATCGCCGCCGCCCAAGGCTACGTGCAATCGACCTACGGCTTGTACCTGCCGCTGGCCTGGCCAAGCGAGTATGAATGGACGCTGCTCGGTGGCATCCTGATCGCCGCGCTGCTGATGGGCAGCGTGCCGGCCTGGCGCGCCTATCGCCAATCGTTGGCCGATGGTCTGTCGATCCGTTTATGA
- a CDS encoding sugar nucleotide-binding protein yields MRMRLMLLGGGNALGQALIRLGAEEDIGFLAPRPPQDGWDAASLTQLLDDTRPDALINLAYYFDWFQAESVAEARLAAQERAVERLAELCQHHNIVLVQPSSYRVFDGSRATAYSEKDEPVPLGLRGQALWRIEQSVRATCPQHVMLRFGWLLDDSVDGTLGRFLARAELPEELLMADDRRGNPTPVDDAARVIISVLKQLDCAAPLWGTYHYAGHEATTPLALGQAILAEARNLHPLAIEAPTAQAHAARPDAAEEPQHAVLACKKILHTFGIKPRAWRAALPSLLDRFYRHG; encoded by the coding sequence ATGCGAATGCGCCTTATGTTACTGGGTGGCGGAAATGCCCTTGGGCAGGCGCTGATTCGCCTCGGTGCAGAGGAAGACATCGGTTTCCTCGCCCCCCGTCCACCGCAAGACGGCTGGGACGCCGCAAGCCTGACGCAGCTGCTCGACGACACTCGTCCCGACGCGCTGATCAATCTCGCCTACTACTTCGACTGGTTTCAGGCGGAGAGCGTGGCCGAGGCGCGCTTGGCTGCCCAGGAGCGGGCGGTCGAGCGGCTGGCCGAACTGTGCCAGCATCACAATATTGTCCTGGTGCAGCCTTCCAGCTATCGGGTATTCGATGGCTCGCGGGCGACGGCCTACAGCGAAAAAGACGAACCGGTGCCGCTGGGGCTGCGTGGCCAGGCCTTGTGGCGTATCGAGCAAAGCGTGCGCGCGACCTGCCCGCAACATGTGATGCTGCGGTTTGGCTGGCTGCTCGATGATAGTGTCGACGGCACCCTTGGGCGTTTCCTCGCGCGTGCCGAACTGCCTGAAGAGCTGCTGATGGCCGATGACCGGCGTGGCAACCCGACACCGGTGGACGATGCTGCGCGGGTGATCATTTCGGTGCTCAAGCAACTCGATTGCGCAGCGCCACTGTGGGGCACTTACCATTACGCCGGGCATGAGGCGACCACGCCGCTGGCGCTGGGGCAGGCGATCCTCGCCGAAGCGCGCAATCTGCACCCGCTGGCGATTGAAGCACCGACCGCGCAGGCTCACGCCGCACGGCCGGATGCCGCCGAAGAACCACAGCATGCGGTACTCGCCTGCAAGAAAATTCTGCACACCTTCGGGATCAAGCCACGCGCCTGGCGCGCAGCGCTCCCGAGCTTACTGGATAGGTTTTATCGTCATGGCTGA
- a CDS encoding ABC transporter ATP-binding protein, whose product MTQALIELSDLGFSWPGHPPLLDIPAFRLEPGETLFLKGPSGSGKTTLLGLLGGVQKPNRGSIRLLGQELTELSAGARDHFRVDHTGYIFQQFNLLPFLSVRENVELPCHFSKLRASRAIQRHGSIDQAAATLLAHLGLKDENMLGRRADSLSIGQQQRVAAARALIGQPELVIADEPTSALDYDAREAFIRLLFAECREAGSSLLFVSHDQSLAPLFDRHLSLAELNRAATPLEV is encoded by the coding sequence ATGACCCAAGCACTCATCGAACTGTCAGACCTGGGCTTCAGCTGGCCCGGTCATCCGCCTTTACTGGATATCCCGGCGTTTCGCCTGGAGCCCGGCGAAACGCTGTTTCTCAAAGGTCCCAGCGGCAGTGGCAAGACCACCCTGCTCGGCCTGCTCGGTGGCGTGCAGAAACCCAATCGCGGGAGCATTCGCCTGCTCGGCCAGGAGCTGACCGAACTGTCGGCCGGCGCCCGCGATCACTTTCGGGTCGACCACACGGGCTACATCTTCCAGCAGTTCAACCTGCTGCCGTTTCTCTCGGTGCGCGAGAACGTCGAGCTGCCGTGCCACTTCTCCAAACTACGCGCCAGCCGTGCGATTCAGCGCCACGGCAGCATCGATCAGGCGGCAGCGACCTTACTCGCACACCTGGGGCTCAAGGATGAAAACATGCTCGGCCGCCGTGCCGATTCACTGTCCATCGGCCAACAGCAGCGGGTCGCCGCTGCCCGCGCGCTGATCGGCCAGCCGGAACTGGTGATCGCCGACGAACCGACCTCGGCGCTGGATTACGACGCCCGCGAGGCATTTATCCGTTTGCTGTTCGCCGAGTGCCGCGAAGCCGGTTCCAGCCTGCTGTTCGTCAGTCACGACCAGAGCCTGGCGCCGCTGTTCGATCGTCACCTGTCGCTGGCCGAACTCAATCGCGCCGCCACGCCGCTCGAGGTCTGA
- a CDS encoding DUF2796 domain-containing protein — protein MRRLLLALPFALLPLAIAQAAEVHDHEHEHGSLGAHEHGVGRLNAALDGQTLELELESPAMNLVGFEHVASTDADKAKVAAARAQLEKPLVLFSLPKAANCVVSQQELNSPLFGDKPDTDDHDDDDDHATDGKGAAAEEHHHDHSEIHAHYQFTCAAPGALKTLDLSQVFTTFPATQKIQVQLISPSGQQGVEVTSKAAALKF, from the coding sequence ATGCGCCGTCTGTTACTCGCTTTGCCGTTTGCTCTGTTGCCGCTGGCTATCGCTCAGGCCGCTGAAGTTCATGATCACGAACATGAACACGGCAGCCTGGGCGCCCACGAACACGGCGTCGGGCGTTTGAACGCGGCGCTGGACGGTCAGACGCTGGAACTGGAGCTGGAAAGCCCGGCGATGAACCTGGTGGGCTTCGAACACGTTGCCAGCACTGATGCAGACAAGGCCAAAGTCGCCGCCGCCCGTGCGCAGCTGGAGAAACCGCTGGTGCTGTTCAGCCTGCCAAAAGCGGCCAACTGCGTGGTCAGTCAGCAAGAACTGAACAGCCCGCTGTTCGGTGACAAACCGGATACCGATGATCATGACGACGATGACGACCACGCGACTGACGGTAAAGGCGCAGCCGCCGAAGAGCATCACCACGATCACAGCGAAATCCACGCGCACTACCAATTCACCTGCGCCGCCCCTGGCGCGCTGAAGACCCTAGACTTGTCGCAAGTGTTCACGACCTTCCCCGCGACGCAGAAAATTCAGGTACAACTCATCAGCCCAAGCGGCCAGCAAGGGGTAGAAGTGACCTCGAAGGCTGCGGCACTGAAATTCTGA
- a CDS encoding OmpW family protein, which produces MHKSLLSASLIAFALATPFAQAHEAGDIIVRAGAITVNPTAGSSSVKVDRGPLAGADLGGKATMDSSTQLGLNFAYMLTPDIGIELLAASPFQHDVNLKGTSLGAANGKLGTLKHLPPTLSVVYYPLNNKSAFQPYVGAGINYTWIYDEKLSNEAQANGFSNFKTKNSWGLAWQVGADYMLTDHIMLNGQVRYIDIDTTGYVDNNAVAPGTRAKVNIDVDPWIYMVGLGYKF; this is translated from the coding sequence ATGCACAAGTCATTGCTCAGCGCGTCCCTCATTGCATTCGCGCTTGCAACCCCCTTCGCCCAGGCCCATGAAGCCGGTGACATCATTGTTCGGGCCGGTGCAATCACCGTAAACCCGACAGCCGGCAGTTCCAGCGTCAAGGTTGATCGCGGTCCATTGGCGGGTGCCGATCTGGGTGGCAAGGCGACCATGGACAGCAGCACGCAGCTGGGCCTGAACTTCGCGTACATGCTCACCCCCGATATCGGCATCGAGCTGCTCGCCGCCTCGCCGTTCCAGCATGACGTAAACCTCAAAGGCACCTCCCTGGGCGCGGCCAACGGTAAGCTCGGCACCCTCAAACACCTGCCGCCAACCCTGAGCGTGGTTTACTACCCGCTCAACAACAAGTCTGCATTCCAGCCGTATGTGGGCGCCGGTATCAACTACACCTGGATCTACGACGAAAAGCTCAGTAACGAAGCGCAAGCCAACGGCTTCAGCAACTTCAAGACGAAAAACTCCTGGGGCCTCGCATGGCAGGTCGGTGCCGATTACATGCTGACCGACCACATCATGCTCAACGGCCAGGTGCGCTACATCGACATCGACACCACCGGCTACGTGGACAACAACGCAGTCGCCCCCGGCACCCGCGCCAAGGTCAACATCGACGTGGACCCGTGGATCTACATGGTGGGTCTGGGTTACAAGTTCTAA